A genomic segment from Torulaspora globosa chromosome 3, complete sequence encodes:
- the BUD6 gene encoding formin-mediated actin nucleation enhancer (ancestral locus Anc_4.135), translated as MSGEKKSQEYGQDATESKRNGSISSLSSRSTSTSVETIVTKLLMSTKHLLQTLTQWSKQAVTQKDVSDAYVQLGNDFKVVSKFFTHCGIDVRDLGDVPMDLRRVLEVALREKPSDNNLNKYLPSIREIIVKLLDKLKVKQALLKSMKQEQSLRAMQHQQRPSVVSSLSLSSASTPSRSSNLNGVNASPNESKAPAGQFQQNEKPRNGNYSSPDLLSPAHPSKQRVLSENEALTRLKQGSDLQRRASKRFSAYHMAKFTNQATSDASEAALPSVPTSAQSNPLPVRAVAEADGKAINNADIANLPTASRTADGTLFTLFLSMDGQTKKCRVPKPANINALKLLFVEKFAYSPGGDTFPELYMKDKDYNVSYELDEHAFSDLDDGCIVELRQHDLRTPAPSNPTEWIQSVKEEIHKNNNELLKQMKNLIANSQVAALPSAPKDDPAARTSPITQSSLNEMKKEISVLRQLQTENRKNLKVAIAAITEELSKFQTLSPDSNSSSNRVYIGKSQEQLGQVSDSLLSRVDDLQDLIEILRKDVAVRGAKPSRKKLDSVQKDLKAAQDDLQKMHQFIAAEKPHWKKIWEAELDKVCEEQQFLTLQEDLAADLEEDLGKAIETFDLVNLCCVEQEKNPKRSKTNPILPVPKPGTLNRVRDQLLSEVQSLNPDHEGRAEALEKAEKLWLKEKEYRDTGEFEEELENFVEKSSFKRSGGVEEVERLRRQKDEENLRANFGGLPV; from the coding sequence ATGTCTGGCGAGAAGAAGTCTCAAGAATATGGACAGGATGCTACGGAATCCAAAAGGAATGGCTCGATATCGTCTCTGTCTTCCAGATCGACGTCTACTAGCGTGGAGACTATAGTGacaaagctgctgatgtCCACGAAGCATCTTTTGCAAACATTAACGCAATGGTCTAAGCAGGCTGTGACTCAGAAAGATGTGTCCGATGCCTATGTTCAGTTGGGAAATGACTTTAAGGTGGTGTCCAAGTTCTTCACCCATTGCGGGATAGATGTACGAGACTTGGGAGATGTACCAATGGACTTGAGGCGGGTTTTGGAGGTTGCTTTGAGGGAGAAGCCATCAGATAATAATTTGAATAAATATCTGCCCAGTATTCGGGAAATCATCGTCAAGCTGCTGGACAAGCTTAAAGTCAAACAGGCGCTGTTGAAGTCGATGAAGCAAGAGCAGTCTCTCAGAGCGATGCAGCATCAACAACGGCCGTCGGTTGTGAGCAGTCTCTCGTTGTCATCTGCATCCACTCCGTCGCGATCCTCCAATTTGAACGGTGTTAATGCATCGCCAAACGAGTCTAAGGCTCCCGCTGGccaatttcagcagaaCGAGAAGCCTCGGAATGGAAATTACTCGAGCCCTGACCTTTTGAGTCCAGCTCATCCGAGCAAGCAGAGAGTTTTATCAGAGAATGAGGCACTGACGCGCCTGAAGCAAGGTTCTGACCTCCAAAGACGTGCGTCTAAACGGTTCTCCGCCTATCACATGGCCAAATTTACCAACCAGGCAACTAGTGATGCAAGCGAGGCTGCATTGCCATCAGTTCCTACTTCTGCTCAATCTAACCCGCTGCCCGTGAGGGCTGTTGCCGAAGCAGATGGGAAGGCTATCAATAATGCGGACATAGCGAATTTACCAACAGCTAGTCGAACAGCGGATGGTACTTTATTCACTCTCTTCCTCTCAATGGATGGCCAAACGAAGAAATGCCGCGTTCCCAAGCCAGCTAACATAAATGCATTGAAACTACTGTTTGTCGAGAAGTTTGCCTACTCACCAGGCGGTGATACGTTTCCTGAGCTTTATATGAAGGACAAGGATTATAACGTTTCCTATGAGCTTGATGAACATGCATTTTCTGATCTGGATGATGGATGTATCGTTGAGCTTCGGCAACATGACCTTCGCACACCAGCTCCGAGTAATCCAACCGAATGGATTCAATCAgtgaaggaagagatccACAAAAATAATAACGAACTTTTGAAACAAATGAAGAATCTTATCGCTAATAGCCAGGTTGCTGCTTTGCCTTCTGCACCAAAAGATGATCCGGCGGCTAGGACATCTCCCATCACACAGAGCAGTCTGAATGAAATGAAAAAGGAGATCTCAGTTTTGAGACAGCTCCAGACGGAAAATAGGAAAAATCTCAAGGTTGCAATAGCCGCAATCACAGAAGAATTAAGCAAGTTTCAAACCCTGTCTCCTGATTCGAACTCATCCTCGAATAGAGTCTACATTGGAAAATCACAAGAACAGCTGGGCCAAGTTTCTGACTCACTTTTGAGCAGAGTAGATGATTTACAAGACCTTATCGAGATACTCAGAAAAGATGTTGCTGTGCGTGGAGCAAAGCCGTCGAGGAAGAAACTCGATTCggttcaaaaagatctcAAAGCCGCTCAAGATGACCTCCAAAAAATGCATCAGTTTATAGCCGCTGAGAAACCTCACTGGAAAAAGATCTGGGAGGCGGAGCTAGACAAAGTTTGCGAAGAACAGCAGTTCCTCacacttcaagaagatttGGCAGctgatcttgaagaagatctaGGGAAAGCTATCGAAACCTTTGACCTAGTCAACCTCTGCTGTGTTgagcaagaaaagaatCCCAAAAGATCCAAAACCAACCCGATTCTGCCTGTACCGAAGCCAGGGACACTGAACAGGGTGAGAGATCAATTGTTGAGCGAAGTTCAGTCTCTCAACCCTGACCACGAAGGCAGAGCTGAAGCTTTagagaaagcagagaagCTGTGGTTAAAGGAAAAAGAGTACAGAGACACGGGtgaatttgaagaggaGCTCGAAAACTTTGTTGAGAAATCTAGT
- the MMS22 gene encoding Mms22p (ancestral locus Anc_4.136), which translates to MSWDESSSSVVGDSGDDGIEEVIFSPHGELKAKEEIKSSSIWNGRSREVTGSGSDTAFGSSLCDREAVHSNGGRRPYLRKRKAIQKLPYSLERIKHKQLLQGIDISSFDTVSEEVRVPKRLLTVEARDPEPAADETDEWQSQESGSSDSDGDSMKVYIGRSGSLVDSEANESRSRDADNNRIVFRGKMVDVERGYRGVLPRVAWEKSMKRVSHSSIKRRRLEQGNRKGLAKRKTFSSRQSNQDMELMNDLIVPDDEVTEVSNAAADQYASRSAQLMDDMDELQRMSAYYQDKYGDETSSTSSLEVQETWTVDQSRRSSSKEEFEETEIINFRPLSEVVDVKTDSDSSADGGIAAEEDSRMTIDRMLMKRPAFSKLRTLTRSIQPRNRYNRNSKRGGQTKQHVKIVKKRIRREAPSTSDNVKDNAPAEHTIEINHDANTRVPEDSRGKNKVAVRKKTREPFFGIQPKQHSDLSRPVNKFTTVVEGLSRYYAFSPTNGAGIGSENILDKWPSGQQPKDDGCLSTAVDALLLGKDVEIPDIVKIEIADRQFTLSKLKGSNIDQDITEIFDHIIHRGATDKELVEVSESLTAFLLHLNNKGAYEPISKFHKEFRSKVNSLRQNIKIIHFYQIAVCQLMLLEIAKYSSVSGSFKCEIESAILDHIVSFFKLLAISQQHLSNADQHYLIKAYEILAIVIRILDAKIALWQRLENEVFPAALTFILLDVFPIKEAHWGILKFGSDYEAVSQTLAFIHYCVSEHEWQVTSSVVLLIERILRRRRFEDFQEEKEASDSNGVVYSQGQVPASGTVFNKYLLLLRSIKLTKVFIEKIMPMGEISSNDSVSVLINRLNLLIFLAERSDLNSEKRLADLVRPLIRADYLAFRDDRTLQRICQSILNGLLSLLEISCHKRLPFKAKMFLSIFDALIAKNETTKTIFIRFLERLKQTCESFDNSTSTFLKTIYPCFPVLCEQQGRSKERQVMLHIYLKNLETLGPTWVHANLFQTVQKFVQNSNTWVGHYCTIGKFLIEHNVMTWWSFFVYNNIKSNFTGRLEFDQKVTELCDLQSFGLIKRSLFETATASFFQNESILFVKFITTLIDRETGTKSASDFRSTVDSRLRILGPFVSVLKKLCYNDLIFSLIAQVRELYQKNAIQKSYATKIIKFFNSDFVDQIKNSHDFLALKRELGISNEETDKSSFRDMLKLCADSISQACFIESGLIHATVTSDEVSNYLGKLKSLFIFPVLANPFRFFVSLIEAHLTGEREDKFLHIKIGIVAYYLRLINEVLIARFRQVTADEFLEQCRLFKLICQRLPLKSLSKVSGNRAYAHESVRFQIIILQIAQGFSEYDALLSLSKAFLQGSLEDNVKEISPLSKRIDQLVIETAGQTLHVDFDEPKPDYSKLEKLISLRETRRAPL; encoded by the coding sequence ATGAGCTGGGATGAGTCCTCAAGTTCCGTGGTAGGAGATTCGGGGGACGACGGGATAGAGGAGGTTATCTTCAGTCCTCACGGTGAACTGAAGGctaaagaagagatcaagtcGTCATCAATTTGGAACGGGAGATCGAGAGAAGTAACGGGATCTGGCTCTGATACTGCTTTTGGGAGCTCTCTATGTGATCGGGAGGCTGTACATTCGAATGGAGGTCGCAGACCGTATCTAAGGAAAAGGAAGGCGATCCAGAAGTTGCCATATAGCCTGGAGCGAATCAAGCATAAGCAATTACTGCAAGGTATTGACATATCGTCCTTTGATACCGTTTCAGAAGAGGTAAGAGTGCCGAAAAGGCTTTTAACCGTCGAAGCCAGAGATCCTGAACCGGCGGCAGACGAGACCGACGAGTGGCAAAGTCAAGAAAGTGGCAGTAGCGATTCAGATGGGGATTCAATGAAGGTGTATATTGGGAGATCGGGATCGCTAGTAGATTCTGAAGCCAACGAGAGCCGTTCGCGGGATGCGGACAACAATCGCATTGTGTTTAGAGGGAAGATGGTTGACGTTGAGAGAGGTTATCGTGGTGTCCTTCCCAGGGTTGCTTGGGAGAAATCGATGAAGCGTGTCAGTCACTCATccatcaaaagaagaagactGGAACAAGGAAACAGGAAGGGCCTTGCCAAGAGAAAGaccttcagcagcagacaATCTAACCAGGATATGGAGTTAATGAATGATTTGATTGTGCCGGATGATGAAGTAACAGAAGTGAGCAatgctgcagcagatcaatacgcttcaagatctgctCAATTGATGGATGATATGGATGAGCTTCAGAGAATGAGTGCTTATTATCAGGATAAGTATGGGGACGAAACATCATCTACTAGCTCACTAGAGGTTCAGGAAACATGGACTGTAGATCAGAGCCGTCGCAGCTCATCTAAGGAGGagtttgaagaaactgaaattATCAACTTCAGGCCACTTTCAGAAGTTGTAGACGTTAAAACAGATTCTGATTCATCAGCCGATGGCGGGATTgccgctgaagaagacagTCGCATGACAATTGATAGaatgctgatgaagaggccggccttttcaaagcttcgAACATTAACTCGAAGTATCCAACCAAGAAATAGATATAACCGCAACAGCAAGCGAGGAGGACAAACGAAACAGCATGTTAAAATTGTTAAAAAACGCATACGAAGAGAAGCTCCGAGTACAAGTGACAATGTCAAAGACAATGCACCCGCTGAGCATACCATTGAAATCAACCATGATGCCAATACAAGAGTACCTGAAGACAGCAGAGGAAAGAATAAGGTCGCAGTCAGAAAAAAGACTAGGGAACCCTTCTTTGGAATACAGCCGAAACAGCACTCAGACCTCAGTAGGCCTGTGAATAAGTTTACAACGGTGGTTGAGGGCTTAAGTCGCTATTATGCTTTTTCGCCAACCAATGGAGCAGGAATCGGTAGCGAAAATATTCTTGATAAATGGCCGTCTGGACAACAACCAAAGGATGACGGATGTCTCTCGACTGCTGTTGATGCCCTTTTGTTGGGGAAGGATGTTGAGATACCAGATATTGTCAAGATCGAAATAGCCGACAGACAGTTTACTTTATCCAAATTAAAAGGTAGCAATATCGATCAAGATATtactgaaatttttgatcaTATAATTCACCGGGGTGCAACGGATAAAGAGCTGGTTGAAGTAAGCGAATCATTGACGGCGTTCTTGCTTCATCTGAACAACAAAGGAGCATACGAACCGATCTCAAAATTCCATAAAGAATTCAGGTCCAAAGTGAACTCTTTACGGCAAAATATAAAGATCATTCATTTTTACCAGATTGCAGTATGTCAATTGATGCTTCTAGAAATTGCCAAATATTCAAGCGTATCGGGCAGCTTCAAATGCGAAATCGAATCCGCAATACTCGATCATATCGTGTCCTTTTTCAAGCTACTTGCTATTTCGCAACAACATTTGTCTAACGCTGATCAACATTATCTTATTAAAGCATATGAAATTTTGGCTATAGTGATACGCATATTGGATGCTAAAATAGCGCTCTGGCAACGTCTAGAGAACGAGGTTTTTCCTGCAGCCCTTACCTTTATATTGCTGGACGTTTTTCCAATTAAAGAAGCACATTGGGGTATCCTCAAATTTGGCAGTGACTACGAAGCAGTGAGCCAGACGCTTGCTTTCATACACTATTGTGTGAGCGAGCACGAATGGCAGGTGACGAGTAGCGTCGTCTTACTCATTGAGCGCATCCTtagacgaagaagatttgaagatttccaggaggaaaaagaagcttctgatTCAAACGGTGTAGTGTATTCACAAGGACAGGTTCCAGCCTCTGGGACGGTATTCAAtaaatatcttcttctcttgcggTCAATCAAATTAACAAAGGTTTTTATTGAAAAAATCATGCCCATGGGTGAGATATCGTCCAATGATTCTGTATCGGTGTTAATCAACAGGCTTAATCTGCTTATTTTCCTCGCAGAGCGTTCAGATCTAAATTCTGAAAAGAGGCTAGCGGACCTTGTTCGACCACTGATCCGAGCCGACTATCTGGCTTTCAGAGATGATAGAACGCTGCAGCGGATTTGCCAGTCAATTTTGAATGGTTTGCTATCCTTGCTGGAGATCAGTTGCCATAAGAGACTTCCATTCAAGGCGAAAATGTTTCTTTCGATATTTGACGCCCTCATTGCCAAGAACGAGACTACAAAGACTATATTTATTCGATTTTTGGAGCGGTTGAAGCAAACCTGCGAGTCATTCGATAACTCAACTTCCACTTTCCTGAAGACAATATACCCATGCTTCCCTGTGCTTTGTGAACAGCAAGGTCGGTCAAAAGAGAGACAGGTTATGTTGCATATCTACCTAAAAAATTTAGAGACCTTAGGTCCTACTTGGGTTCATGCCAATCTGTTTCAGACGGTGCAAAAGTTTGTCCAAAATTCTAATACTTGGGTAGGGCATTATTGCACTATTGGAAAGTTTCTTATTGAGCATAATGTGATGACTTGGTGGTCATTTTTCGTTTACAACAATATAAAGAGTAACTTCACTGGTCGCTTAGAATTTGACCAGAAAGTAACGGAACTTTGTGACTTACAATCCTTCGGGCTGATAAAAAGATCACTCTTTGAAACTGCGACAGCATCCTTCTTTCAAAACGAAAGTATTCTGTTCGTTAAATTCATCACCACTTTGATAGATCGGGAAACAGGAACAAAATCTGCCTCTGATTTTCGAAGCACTGTCGATAGCAGACTCCGCATTCTGGGACCTTTTGTCTCAGTCCTTAAGAAATTGTGTTACAATGATTTGATTTTCAGTCTCATAGCACAGGTTAGAGAACTTTATCAGAAGAATGCCATTCAAAAAAGCTATGCCACGAAGATaatcaaattcttcaactccgattttgttgatcaaATCAAGAATAGCCATGACTTCCTTGCgttgaaaagagagctAGGAATATCGAACGAAGAGACAGACAAGAGTTCCTTTAGAGATATGCTCAAATTATGTGCCGACTCTATTTCGCAAGCCTGTTTCATTGAAAGTGGACTTATCCATGCGACAGTCACCTCTGATGAAGTATCCAATTACCTGGGCAAGTTGAAATCACTTTTTATCTTCCCGGTGCTGGCAAATCCATTCCGGTTCTTCGTGTCCTTAATAGAAGCCCATCTAACTGGGGAAAGAGAGGAcaaatttcttcatatcAAAATCGGAATTGTAGCGTATTACTTACGACTAATCAACGAAGTCCTGATAGCTAGGTTTCGGCAGGTCACAGCAGATGAATTCTTGGAGCAGTGCCGGTTGTTCAAATTAATATGTCAACGGCTCCctttgaagtctttgtCTAAAGTCTCCGGTAATCGAGCCTATGCTCATGAGAGCGTCCGCTTCCAGATTAttattcttcaaattgcGCAGGGCTTTTCAGAATACGATGCGTTACTTAGCCTCTCGAAGGCATTCCTACAGGGCTCTTTGGAAGATAACGTAAAGGAAATTAGCCCTCTCTCGAAAAGAATCGATCAACTCGTGATAGAGACTGCTGGCCAGACTTTACACGTTGATTTCGATG